The following proteins come from a genomic window of Rutidosis leptorrhynchoides isolate AG116_Rl617_1_P2 chromosome 10, CSIRO_AGI_Rlap_v1, whole genome shotgun sequence:
- the LOC139873131 gene encoding V-type proton ATPase subunit e1-like: MGFLLTTLIFVAIGIIASLCARICFNKGPSANLFHLTLVTTATVCCWLMWAIVYLAQMNPLIVPILSEGE, encoded by the exons ATGGGGTTCCTACTTACAACCCTAATTTTCGTCGCTATTGGAATCATTGCATCGCTTTGCGCTCGTATATGCTTCAACAAAGGACCTTCTGCTAATCT GTTCCACCTCACGTTGGTGACCACTGCAACAGTATGCTGTTGGCTCAT GTGGGCAATCGTCTATCTTGCCCAGATGAATCCTCTCATTGTCCCAATTTTGAGTGAAGGCGAATGA
- the LOC139872738 gene encoding uncharacterized protein yields the protein MEDLSTQINGRIDGVVTLQQYIANDNSRSRNGEGSSGRSNHQLARLSKIEFPKFEGEDVTGWLYRCRQFFTVDRIEEDDKVKIASIHMLGKALKDPLAELKNLRQTGTLQEYYDEFERLLNKVKISNKHAISLFLAGLQKEIELQVRIFKPRTLEDAFCLAKLQDDTLAVAKRRYTPLLSTPRTASASYNVTKSPASYINKNVASPAAHTQLVSPSSGYNTTQRFNSRRLTQKELDEKRSKGLCFVCDQKYMPGHKCSGQVYSLEVICEDESGDTQEGDEFSDAMDTYANDTPQISLSALTGTSTYQTMRITGHIRNQGVHILIDSGSTHNFLDSNMAKRIGCQLKDIDPMHVIVPGGHKIITTKSCSVEWKLSDALFVSNMVVIPLGGVIWKVELRGTRKPIVQWADVKKMIKSLSQNQAQLSSMFLYVYPVTLCQLSTSDQSEPKDLQQDDRLTSLLTAFEDVFATPTELPPPRAHDHMIPLKEGTQAINVRPYRHPPAQKNAIEEMVGELLGTGVIRPSQSPFYAPIVMVMKKDGS from the exons ATGGAAGATTTGAGTACGCAGATCAATGGAAGGATTGATGGTGTGGTTACACTGCAACAATATATAGCTAATGATAATTCAAGGTCAAGAAATGGTGAAGGATCTTCTGGTAGGAGTAACCATCAGTTAGCACGATTATCAAAGATAGAATTTCCAAAGTTTGAAGGTGAAGATGTCACTGGGTGGCTGTACAGATGTCGACAATTCTTTACTGTTGACAGAATTGAAGAAGATGATAAGGTCAAGATTGCTTCAATTCACATGTTGGGAAAAGCTTTGA AAGATCCATTAGCAGAATTGAAGAATCTGAGACAAACTGGAACATTGCAAGAATATTATGATGAATTTGAAAGATTGTTGAATAAGGTGAAAATTAGCAATAAACATGCAATCAGCTTATTCTTGGCTGGTTTACAGAAAGAGATTGAGTTGCAGGTGAGGATATTCAAGCCAAGAACCTTGGAAGATGCTTTTTGCTTGGCTAAATTACAAGATGATACCTTGGCTGTAGCTAAAAGAAGGTATACTCCATTGTTATCTACTCCAAGAACTGCTTCTGCTAGTTACAATGTTACTAAATCTCCTGCTAGTTACATTAATAAGAATGTTGCTAGTCCTGCTGCACACACACAGTTAGTATCACCTAGTTCAGGTTACAACACAACTCAAAGATTTAATAGTAGAAGATTAACTCAAAAAGAGTTGGATGAAAAGAGAAGTAAAGGATTGTGTTTTGTGTGTGATCAAAAGTACATGCCTGGGCATAAGTGTAGTGGGCAAGTTTACTCTTTAGAAGTAATATGTGAAGATGAAAGTGGTGATACTCAAGAGGGTGATGAGTTTAGTGATGCAATGGATACTTATGCAAATGATACACCACAAATTTCATTAAGTGCACTTACTGGTACAAGCACTTATCAGACAATGAGAATTACAGGTCATATTAGAAATCAAGGTGTACATATTCTAATAGACTCTGGAAGCACACATAACTTTTTGGACAGCAACATGGCAAAAAGAATTGGATGTCAATTGAAAGATATTGATCCAATGCATGTGATAGTACCAGGAGGGCATAAGATCATCACTACCAAAAGCTGCAGCGTAGAGTGGAAGCTTAGTGATGCCTTATTTGTGAGTAATATGGTGGTCATACCTTTAGGGGGTGTGATATG GAAAGTGGAATTAAGGGGTACAAGGAAGCCAATTGTACAATGGGCAGATGTAAAGAAAATGATTAAGAGTTTGAGTCAAAATCAAGCTCAATTATCATCTATGTTTCTCTATGTATATCCTGTTACCCTGTGTCAGTTATCCACATCAGATCAAAGTGAGCCAAAAGATTTGCAACAGGATGATAGGTTGACTTCTTTGTTGACTGCATTTGAAGATGTTTTTGCTACACCAACTGAATTACCACCACCAAGGGCACATGATCATATGATACCATTGAAAGAAGGAACCCAGGCTATTAATGTTAGACCTTATAGGCACCCACCAGCTCAGAAGAATGCGATAGAAGAAATGGTGGGGGAACTATTAGGGACTGGTGTCATTAGACCTAGTCAAAGTCCTTTTTATGCACCAATTGTTATGGTTATGAAGAAGGATGGAAGCTGA
- the LOC139872737 gene encoding protein trichome birefringence-like 34 has translation MKGIEKWLQKVINGYHSIGFMLVMGVIIGVVYLCRDDIGILLLDHNIIITEEESFSFESCDLFNGSWVYDNKSRPLYKEKECSFMADDYSCQKFGRTEFKYQFWRWQPHGCDLPRFNGTALLEKLRDKRVVFVGDSLGKNHWISLLCLIDSWIPEPSHKVAQWHGSLITFRASEYNASIDFYWEPLLVESNCDDPVKHRVRDRIMKIESIEKHAKQWIDADILVFDSYTWWLEPNMTLLWGSFENPNRTIVESGRVRRYEMALKTWSNWLETHLNRNKTRLFFISLSPDHKEGGDWGKTMGANCYNETEPIMEEGYWGKGSDTDLMRKAQSVVQDLETKGLNIQYLNITQLSQYRKDGHPTIFKRHWEPATEQELANPVAYSDCVHWCLPGTPDVWNEILYTYIRFKQ, from the exons ATGAAGGGGATTGAGAAGTGGTTGCAGAAAGTGATTAATGGGTATCATTCCATAGGGTTTATGCTTGTAATGGGAGTGATTATTGGAGTTGTTTACTTATGCAGAGATGACATTGGAATATTATTACTGGatcataatatcattattactGAAGAGGAGAGTTTTTCTTTTGAAAGTTGTGATTTATTTAATGGAAGTTGGGTTTATGATAATAAATCAAGACCTTTATATAAAGAAAAAGAATGTTCATTCATGGCTGATGATTATTCTTGTCAAAAATTTGGAAGAACAGAGTTCAAGTATCAGTTTTGGAGATGGCAGCCTCATGGTTGTGATCTTCCCAG GTTTAATGGTACAGCACTGTTGGAGAAACTAAGGGACAAGAGGGTTGTGTTTGTTGGGGACTCATTAGGCAAAAATCATTGGATTTCACTCCTTTGTCTTATTGATTCATGGATACCAGAACCATCACACAAGGTTGCACAATGGCATGGCTCATTAATCACTTTCAGAGCATCT GAATACAATGCATCCATTGATTTTTACTGGGAACCATTGTTggttgaatcaaattgtgatgatccAGTTAAACATCGGGTTCGTGATCGGATCATGAAAATCGAAAGCATTGAGAAGCATGCCAAACAATGGATTGATGCTGACATACTAGTTTTTGACTCATATACGTGGTGGCTAGAGCCTAATATGACACTATT ATGGGGATCGTTTGAAAATCCGAATAGAACTATCGTTGAATCTGGAAGGGTAAGACGTTACGAAATGGCTCTTAAAACTTGGTCGAATTGGTTAGAGACTCATCTTAATCGCAATAAGACTAGACTTTTTTTCATCAGCCTTTCACCGGACCACAAAGA GGGTGGAGATTGGGGAAAAACAATGGGAGCGAATTGCTACAACGAGACAGAGCCAATAATGGAAGAAGGTTATTGGGGAAAAGGATCTGATACTGATTTAATGAGAAAAGCACAAtcagtggttcaagatcttgaaaCAAAAGGCTTGAATATTCAATACCTAAACATAACACAACTTTCACAGTATCGAAAAGACGGACACCCGACTATTTTTAAAAGGCATTGGGAACCTGCAACAGAGCAAGAACTAGCTAACCCGGTCGCCTATTCAGATTGTGTACACTGGTGCCTTCCAGGCACCCCTGATGTTTGGAATGAGATTCTTTATACTTATATTcgttttaaacaataa